Proteins from one Rhodothermus sp. genomic window:
- a CDS encoding FtsW/RodA/SpoVE family cell cycle protein, giving the protein MRRSRTTSRVYRHSTAVGADRYVQFVVIALMAFGVVAVYSAVSFLAETKAGGEPERLLLRHLVRVFLAAGAMVVVARIDYRRLARWSLPVLVGALGLLLLVQVAGVAFGGATRWLRIGSLAFQPSDLAGVALLLHLSVLLTRKQAYIDSFERGFLPLLFWILVTAVLIGIENLSTATLLTGSMLLLCFVGRVRLLHLTGSGLLGLGLAALVLLASPQRAARVEAFLGTKIFAHTEAEAVFDPLDEGYQARQARIAFAMGGLTGVGPGKSVQRDFLPAPYNDFIFAIVAEEYGMVGATLLLTALMILLFRGYLRIARHARDPLGFFLAFGATTMLVLQGFVHAAVTCGLLPVTGLPFPFVSYGGTSLLTSGILAGVLLSVSRQVQLPETGRP; this is encoded by the coding sequence ATGCGCAGGAGTCGAACGACATCGCGCGTGTATCGGCATTCGACGGCTGTCGGCGCGGACCGCTACGTGCAATTTGTGGTGATAGCGCTTATGGCATTCGGCGTGGTGGCCGTCTACAGTGCCGTTTCGTTTTTGGCTGAGACCAAAGCCGGAGGGGAACCGGAGCGGTTGCTCCTGCGCCATCTGGTGCGGGTGTTCCTGGCCGCGGGAGCGATGGTTGTGGTGGCCCGCATCGATTATCGGCGCTTAGCCCGCTGGAGCTTGCCTGTACTGGTGGGTGCGTTGGGCCTGCTGCTGCTGGTGCAAGTGGCCGGCGTGGCTTTTGGCGGCGCGACACGCTGGTTACGGATCGGGTCGCTGGCGTTCCAGCCGTCTGATCTGGCCGGAGTAGCACTACTGCTACATCTGTCTGTGTTGCTCACGCGCAAGCAGGCCTATATCGATTCCTTCGAGCGAGGTTTCCTGCCGCTGCTGTTCTGGATACTGGTGACAGCTGTGCTGATCGGTATCGAAAATCTTTCGACCGCTACGCTGCTGACAGGCAGCATGCTGCTGTTGTGTTTTGTGGGAAGGGTGCGGCTCCTGCATCTAACCGGTTCTGGCCTGCTGGGGCTGGGGTTGGCCGCTCTGGTGCTACTGGCTTCTCCCCAGCGTGCGGCCCGCGTGGAGGCTTTCCTGGGCACCAAGATCTTTGCACACACCGAAGCCGAAGCTGTCTTCGATCCACTCGATGAAGGGTATCAAGCCCGACAGGCTCGTATTGCCTTTGCCATGGGCGGACTGACCGGGGTGGGACCCGGCAAAAGTGTACAACGGGACTTTTTACCAGCACCTTATAACGATTTCATCTTTGCGATTGTGGCCGAGGAATACGGTATGGTGGGCGCGACACTGCTGTTGACAGCCCTGATGATCTTGCTCTTTCGCGGATATCTGCGTATTGCCCGCCATGCCCGCGATCCATTAGGATTTTTCCTCGCCTTTGGGGCTACCACCATGCTGGTGCTCCAGGGCTTTGTGCATGCTGCAGTCACCTGTGGGTTGCTGCCAGTGACGGGCTTGCCGTTTCCCTTTGTCTCCTACGGTGGCACGTCATTGCTGACCAGCGGCATTCTGGCAGGGGTGCTGCTAAGTGTTTCGAGACAGGTGCAACTACCTGAAACGGGACGGCCCTGA
- the murD gene encoding UDP-N-acetylmuramoyl-L-alanine--D-glutamate ligase gives MHPEALRKKQVTVIGGARSGLAVARLLRRAGARVFLTEQKPAAPGLEATLDALGVRYEFGGHTVRALEADLMVVSPGVPSTIPLVQQALRIGLPVYSEIEVASWFCRAPMVAVTGTNGKTTTTSLIGYIFRKAGRQTIVAGNIGYPFSDYVLDAMPEDVVVLEVSSFQLDHVATFRPRVSVLLNITPDHLERYNYSFNEYAQSKFRIFANQRDADVLVYNHDDELIRMAAERAHRKRGLRVLGFSQRTELPVGAFVRDGYLILRIEQQEEVLMHANELALRGRHNLYNSLAAAVAARVMEVRNDVVRESLASFEGVPHRLEFVRELDGVRYVNDSKATNVNAVWYALESFSCPIVLIAGGRDKGNDYAVLKPLVAEKVRALVAIGESADKLLRELGTLVPHAVKAQSMEEAIQYARVFAEPGDVVLLSPACASFDMFENYEERGDTFRRLVLGL, from the coding sequence ATGCATCCGGAAGCACTGCGCAAAAAACAGGTAACGGTGATAGGAGGCGCCCGAAGTGGGCTCGCCGTAGCACGACTATTGCGCAGGGCGGGGGCACGGGTGTTTTTGACCGAGCAAAAACCTGCCGCACCGGGGTTGGAAGCTACGCTCGACGCATTGGGCGTGCGTTACGAGTTCGGAGGCCACACAGTCCGGGCGCTGGAAGCCGACCTGATGGTGGTCAGTCCGGGTGTGCCGTCAACGATTCCGCTGGTGCAGCAGGCATTGCGCATCGGGTTGCCCGTGTATTCAGAAATCGAGGTCGCGTCATGGTTCTGTCGGGCTCCCATGGTGGCCGTTACGGGCACCAATGGCAAGACAACGACAACCAGCCTGATCGGCTACATCTTCCGGAAAGCCGGGCGACAGACGATCGTGGCCGGCAACATCGGCTATCCGTTTTCCGACTACGTGCTTGATGCAATGCCTGAGGACGTAGTGGTGCTGGAGGTCTCCAGCTTTCAGCTGGATCATGTGGCTACCTTCCGACCACGCGTGAGTGTGTTGCTCAACATCACGCCCGATCATCTGGAACGGTATAACTATAGCTTCAATGAGTATGCTCAGAGCAAATTTCGCATCTTCGCTAACCAGCGTGATGCGGATGTGCTGGTATACAACCACGATGACGAACTCATCCGCATGGCGGCTGAGCGTGCGCACCGCAAACGAGGATTGCGGGTGCTTGGCTTCAGCCAGCGGACGGAGTTGCCAGTTGGCGCTTTTGTGCGCGACGGCTACCTGATCCTTCGGATCGAACAGCAGGAGGAAGTCCTTATGCACGCGAATGAGCTGGCTCTGCGCGGGCGACACAATCTGTACAACTCGCTGGCCGCGGCGGTGGCTGCCCGTGTCATGGAGGTTCGCAACGACGTAGTGCGCGAAAGCCTGGCAAGCTTTGAGGGCGTGCCGCACCGCCTGGAGTTCGTGCGCGAGCTCGACGGCGTCCGCTACGTCAACGATTCAAAAGCCACCAACGTAAATGCCGTGTGGTATGCCCTTGAGAGCTTCTCCTGCCCGATTGTGCTGATCGCCGGAGGACGGGACAAGGGCAACGACTATGCGGTCCTCAAGCCATTGGTGGCTGAGAAGGTACGGGCGCTGGTAGCTATTGGCGAAAGTGCCGACAAACTGCTACGCGAGCTGGGCACCCTGGTGCCTCATGCGGTCAAGGCGCAGAGCATGGAAGAGGCAATCCAGTACGCCCGGGTGTTTGCGGAGCCGGGCGACGTAGTGCTGCTCAGTCCGGCCTGTGCGTCGTTCGATATGTTTGAAAACTATGAAGAACGCGGCGACACGTTCCGTCGCCTGGTGCTGGGTCTGTAG
- the mraY gene encoding phospho-N-acetylmuramoyl-pentapeptide-transferase, with the protein MLYYLLQYLEVTYQPPGFQVFRFITVRAVLAALTALALSLFVGRRIIRWLQRKQLGEHVRNDMLISHAHKAGTPTMGGLIILLSLLVSVLLWGAIAEVYVWLALLATAWMGAFGLLDDYIKTILRDKRGLAPRIKLIGQVSLGLIVGSVLYFHPQFAEIHTITYVPFLKDRVFDYYFFGESLSVDIGWAVYLPVAVFIVTAVSNAVNITDGLDGLAAGTTAFVAGGLMVFAYISGNAILADFLNDLYLPGAGELAVFAAAMAAACLGFLWYNGYPAQVFMGDTGALALGAAIGTLALMVKKELLLPLLGAVYFVEALSVIIQTTYFKYTRWRTGTGRRVFRIAPLHHHFEAMGLHESKIVIRFWIITALTVLATLLTLRIR; encoded by the coding sequence ATGCTGTACTACCTGTTGCAATATCTGGAAGTCACGTACCAGCCGCCCGGCTTTCAGGTCTTCCGCTTTATTACGGTCCGGGCGGTGCTGGCCGCGCTGACGGCGCTGGCCCTTTCCCTGTTTGTGGGCCGTCGCATTATTCGCTGGCTACAGCGCAAACAGCTGGGCGAACATGTGCGGAACGATATGCTCATCAGTCATGCCCATAAGGCGGGCACGCCTACCATGGGCGGCCTGATCATTTTGCTTTCGCTGCTGGTGTCGGTATTGCTCTGGGGAGCAATAGCCGAGGTGTATGTCTGGCTGGCATTGTTGGCCACGGCTTGGATGGGCGCGTTTGGATTGCTCGACGATTACATCAAAACGATTCTGCGTGATAAACGCGGGTTGGCCCCGCGCATCAAGCTGATTGGCCAGGTTAGCCTGGGGCTGATTGTGGGGAGTGTACTCTACTTCCATCCACAGTTTGCAGAGATCCATACCATAACCTATGTGCCCTTTCTCAAAGACAGAGTATTTGACTATTACTTCTTCGGCGAAAGTTTGTCGGTCGATATCGGGTGGGCAGTCTATCTGCCCGTAGCCGTATTCATTGTGACCGCTGTGTCGAACGCGGTGAACATCACCGATGGCCTCGACGGACTGGCAGCCGGCACCACGGCCTTTGTGGCCGGAGGGCTCATGGTGTTTGCCTATATCTCAGGTAACGCCATTCTGGCCGACTTTCTCAACGACCTGTACCTTCCGGGCGCAGGCGAGTTGGCTGTATTTGCGGCGGCCATGGCGGCGGCCTGCCTGGGCTTCCTCTGGTACAACGGCTATCCCGCTCAGGTTTTTATGGGCGACACAGGTGCGTTGGCGCTGGGGGCAGCTATAGGCACGCTCGCCCTTATGGTCAAAAAAGAGCTGCTGCTACCGTTGCTGGGAGCAGTCTATTTCGTAGAGGCACTCTCGGTGATCATTCAGACGACCTATTTCAAATATACGCGCTGGCGCACGGGGACGGGACGACGTGTGTTTCGGATTGCACCGTTGCATCACCACTTTGAAGCAATGGGCTTACACGAGTCCAAAATTGTGATCCGCTTCTGGATCATAACCGCATTGACCGTGCTGGCCACGTTGCTGACACTGCGGATTCGGTGA
- a CDS encoding UDP-N-acetylmuramoyl-L-alanyl-D-glutamate--2,6-diaminopimelate ligase, with product MPVAIPREPISITRVLQRLEREGLLQTVIGPTADRQVTLLSDNSREVRAEALFVAVRGERVDGHQFIEQAVEQGAVVIVGETLPEGCAERFPATTFVQVSNSRRALGILATIFHMNPARRLRLIGITGTNGKTTTAFLVYHMLNAIGEETGLIGTICYRFGRHELPALNTTPGPIELNHLLRRMTGVPCRNCVMEVSSHALEQERVAGLPFSIAVFTNLTRDHLDYHGSFEAYLKAKKKLFDRLTFRATALYNIDDPSGPALVADTKACRISYGLREEAQLQMHIVSHTLEGLGLNIDGRFQRFPLVGRFNAYNLLAAYGVGRAMGLDPDLLLEALSRVPQIPGRFERFTFEDGTTAIVDYAHTPDALENVLRTIREVMPAGARLWCVFGCGGERDRGKRPVMGTIAERLADCVVVTSDNPRSEDPQQIFEDIRRGMRHPEAALWEVDRARAIEQVAKLCRPGDVVLVAGKGHEAYQLIGTERIPMDDRQLVQEFFEHYHTPARPPSFRFL from the coding sequence ATGCCAGTAGCTATCCCACGAGAACCGATCTCAATAACCCGTGTGCTCCAACGTCTGGAGCGTGAAGGGTTACTGCAAACGGTTATTGGACCGACAGCCGACCGACAGGTTACGCTGCTGTCAGATAACAGTCGGGAAGTGCGGGCCGAAGCGCTGTTTGTAGCGGTGCGGGGCGAACGCGTCGATGGACATCAATTTATCGAGCAGGCTGTGGAGCAGGGGGCTGTGGTTATCGTGGGAGAGACGCTACCAGAGGGATGTGCCGAGCGCTTTCCGGCCACAACGTTTGTCCAGGTGTCGAATAGTCGACGGGCGCTGGGGATTCTGGCCACCATCTTCCACATGAATCCGGCCCGGCGGCTGCGTCTGATTGGCATCACGGGTACCAATGGGAAGACGACTACGGCCTTTCTGGTGTATCACATGCTGAACGCAATCGGGGAGGAGACCGGGTTGATTGGAACGATCTGCTACCGATTTGGCCGACACGAACTGCCCGCATTGAATACCACACCTGGACCGATTGAGCTCAACCATCTGCTACGGCGCATGACGGGTGTGCCCTGTAGAAACTGCGTCATGGAAGTTTCTTCGCATGCGCTGGAGCAGGAACGGGTAGCGGGATTGCCCTTCTCCATTGCAGTCTTTACCAACCTGACGCGCGACCATCTGGACTATCACGGATCGTTCGAGGCGTATTTAAAGGCCAAAAAGAAGCTCTTTGACCGGTTGACCTTTCGGGCAACGGCGCTCTACAACATTGACGATCCCAGCGGCCCAGCCCTTGTGGCCGATACGAAGGCCTGCCGCATCAGTTACGGCCTGCGGGAGGAGGCGCAGCTGCAAATGCATATCGTCAGTCACACCCTTGAGGGGCTGGGGCTCAACATAGACGGTCGTTTCCAGCGCTTTCCACTGGTAGGACGCTTCAATGCCTATAACCTGCTGGCGGCTTATGGCGTGGGACGGGCAATGGGACTGGATCCTGATCTGTTATTGGAGGCGCTGAGTCGGGTACCCCAGATTCCCGGTCGCTTTGAGCGCTTTACGTTTGAAGATGGCACGACAGCCATTGTGGATTATGCACACACCCCCGATGCGCTCGAAAACGTTCTACGAACAATCCGTGAGGTAATGCCAGCAGGGGCGCGGTTGTGGTGCGTCTTTGGATGTGGGGGGGAGCGCGATCGCGGCAAACGACCGGTAATGGGTACGATCGCCGAACGGTTGGCAGACTGTGTGGTCGTCACCAGTGATAACCCCCGCTCAGAAGATCCACAGCAGATTTTCGAGGATATCCGACGCGGCATGCGCCATCCTGAAGCAGCCCTGTGGGAAGTAGATCGGGCACGCGCCATTGAGCAGGTGGCGAAGCTTTGTCGTCCAGGCGACGTGGTGTTGGTGGCTGGCAAGGGGCATGAAGCTTACCAGCTTATCGGTACGGAAAGGATTCCTATGGACGACCGCCAGCTGGTGCAGGAGTTCTTCGAGCACTACCACACGCCAGCGCGCCCGCCTTCGTTCAGATTTCTGTAA
- a CDS encoding penicillin-binding transpeptidase domain-containing protein, producing MKPRDQMLTRMYGVLVLMALWPLAIVGRMLWIYLGEGAALRDAGRRQVRAVVDIPAMRGEILDRTGKALAVNTVRYDLALDPEVEGFEAQASVFFERLARLTGRSAAYFRQRVARRQSPRYVVLWRGLTEAQKVDIESWEVPGVILEPRFSRWYPYGSLAAHVLGYVGADGRGLAGLELQYDAYLRGRPGRRVVQRDRRGVLKPMVGGEVVEPEHGQTLVLTLDLIRQTILEEELARGVAEAGARWGTAIAMDPRTGAVLAMANVPTFDPNRPAAVPEEFRRNRAITDRMEPGSTFKLITAIAALEQGIATLEDTIDTGAGWAVFGGRTMRDVHAYGRISFADALVLSSNVGVAKVATRLKPGILYQYARNLGFGQPTWIDLPGEVGGTLKRPAHWSGTTLTSMSIGYEVDATPLQILTAYCALANGGLLVRPYVVAERRTLTGEVIWRAQPDSIRRAFRRETARRLLPVFERVVNEGTGRAARIAGLPVAGKTGTAFKVVSGRYQPGAYRASFVGFFPADDPQVALIVVLDEPRRSIYGGQVAAPIFRRIAERWISTFPKIAERMTPNATVPAQILRPLPSVVGQPLAVATARLWSEGLKVRAAASGDRPAIVVAQQPAPGTSVAPGTTVRLDVMPDTLRRRMPDLRGISARQAIYWLTALRVAVRVEGHGQVVAQWPTPGAPLPKEVYLRCQ from the coding sequence GTGAAGCCCCGCGATCAAATGCTTACGCGCATGTATGGGGTGCTGGTGTTGATGGCGCTATGGCCGCTGGCCATTGTGGGGCGGATGCTCTGGATCTATCTGGGAGAAGGAGCGGCCTTGCGGGACGCGGGGCGTCGTCAGGTACGGGCGGTCGTGGACATTCCCGCCATGCGGGGCGAAATCCTCGATCGGACTGGAAAGGCGCTGGCCGTCAACACCGTGCGTTACGATCTGGCACTCGACCCTGAGGTCGAAGGCTTTGAGGCGCAGGCATCCGTGTTCTTTGAAAGACTGGCACGCTTGACCGGAAGGTCAGCCGCATATTTTCGGCAGCGCGTGGCCCGGCGCCAGAGCCCCCGCTATGTGGTGCTCTGGCGTGGTCTTACCGAAGCGCAGAAGGTGGACATTGAAAGCTGGGAAGTGCCGGGTGTCATTCTGGAGCCTCGCTTCAGCCGCTGGTATCCCTACGGGTCGCTGGCGGCGCATGTGCTCGGCTACGTAGGAGCCGATGGGCGAGGACTGGCCGGACTGGAGCTGCAATACGATGCCTACCTGCGGGGGCGGCCGGGGCGACGTGTGGTCCAGCGCGATCGCCGCGGGGTACTTAAGCCCATGGTGGGCGGCGAAGTTGTTGAGCCCGAGCATGGACAGACGCTGGTGCTCACGCTTGACCTGATCCGGCAGACCATTCTGGAAGAAGAACTGGCTCGCGGGGTGGCCGAGGCAGGGGCCCGCTGGGGGACGGCCATTGCCATGGATCCGCGTACGGGGGCCGTGCTGGCTATGGCCAATGTGCCCACGTTTGATCCTAACCGGCCAGCCGCTGTCCCCGAGGAGTTTCGGCGCAACCGGGCCATTACCGACCGCATGGAGCCTGGCTCGACCTTCAAGCTCATTACCGCCATTGCAGCCCTGGAGCAAGGCATAGCGACCCTTGAGGACACTATCGATACCGGAGCCGGCTGGGCCGTCTTTGGCGGTCGCACCATGCGCGACGTGCATGCCTACGGACGCATCTCGTTTGCTGATGCGCTTGTGTTGTCCAGCAACGTGGGTGTTGCCAAAGTGGCTACCCGGCTTAAGCCCGGTATCCTTTACCAGTATGCCCGTAATCTGGGCTTCGGGCAGCCGACCTGGATTGACCTGCCGGGCGAGGTGGGCGGCACGCTGAAGCGTCCAGCCCACTGGAGCGGCACTACGTTGACGTCTATGAGTATTGGCTATGAGGTTGATGCGACACCGCTCCAGATCCTGACTGCTTACTGTGCACTGGCCAACGGTGGATTGCTGGTGCGGCCTTATGTGGTGGCCGAGCGGCGGACGCTTACGGGCGAGGTAATCTGGAGGGCACAGCCTGACTCGATCCGTCGGGCCTTCCGTCGAGAGACGGCCCGACGGCTGTTGCCCGTATTCGAGCGGGTGGTGAATGAAGGCACCGGACGCGCGGCGCGGATTGCAGGACTCCCGGTCGCCGGCAAAACAGGCACGGCCTTCAAGGTGGTGAGCGGTCGCTATCAACCAGGGGCGTATCGGGCATCGTTTGTAGGTTTTTTCCCGGCCGACGATCCGCAGGTAGCGCTGATCGTGGTGCTCGACGAGCCACGCCGCAGCATCTATGGGGGACAGGTGGCCGCACCCATCTTTCGACGGATTGCCGAGCGCTGGATCAGCACGTTCCCGAAGATTGCCGAGCGTATGACTCCAAACGCGACGGTGCCCGCGCAGATTCTCCGGCCGCTGCCTTCGGTCGTCGGACAACCCCTGGCCGTGGCAACCGCTCGACTCTGGAGTGAGGGGTTAAAGGTGCGAGCAGCTGCCTCGGGCGATCGGCCAGCTATCGTGGTGGCGCAACAGCCAGCGCCGGGCACCTCGGTAGCGCCGGGGACAACGGTACGACTGGACGTGATGCCCGATACGCTGAGACGCCGCATGCCTGATCTGCGGGGGATCAGTGCGCGGCAGGCAATTTACTGGTTGACTGCGCTTCGGGTGGCCGTGCGTGTGGAAGGTCATGGTCAGGTCGTTGCTCAGTGGCCGACACCTGGAGCTCCCCTACCAAAGGAGGTATATCTGCGATGCCAGTAG
- the rsmH gene encoding 16S rRNA (cytosine(1402)-N(4))-methyltransferase RsmH, producing MPVLCQAVIEGLITQPAGCYVDATIGGGGHTAALLDALAPEGWVIGIDRDPEALEAVRRRLADAIAAGRLQLVQGNFANLEDILDRLGVTSIDGLLLDLGVSSHQLDVGRRGFSFQAEGPLDMRMDPSSPGPTAAQLLEQWSAYELAGVLRHYGEEPRARKLARAIHRARPIRTTAELAEVVRREVPAREATKTLARVFQALRIAVNGELQALERVLEAATRRVRPGGRLAVLSYHSLEDRRVKRFLRYGNLEGKPVRDFYGRLLSPWRPLTRRAIRPSAVEIAANPRARSARLRIAERVAEPAFENP from the coding sequence GTGCCTGTTCTTTGTCAGGCTGTTATTGAGGGACTGATCACTCAGCCGGCTGGCTGCTATGTGGACGCCACCATCGGGGGAGGCGGCCACACAGCGGCGTTGCTTGATGCGCTGGCACCTGAAGGATGGGTGATCGGCATCGATCGAGACCCGGAGGCCCTGGAGGCAGTGCGCCGGCGCCTGGCCGATGCCATAGCTGCCGGACGGCTGCAGCTCGTGCAGGGCAACTTTGCCAACCTGGAGGACATCCTGGATCGGCTGGGAGTGACGTCTATTGACGGGCTGTTGCTGGACCTGGGGGTTTCGTCGCATCAGCTCGATGTGGGACGGCGCGGGTTCAGCTTCCAGGCCGAAGGACCGCTGGACATGCGTATGGATCCTTCAAGTCCGGGTCCGACAGCGGCTCAGTTGCTGGAGCAGTGGAGCGCGTATGAGCTGGCCGGTGTGCTACGTCACTATGGTGAAGAGCCTCGGGCTCGCAAACTGGCTCGGGCTATTCACCGAGCCCGGCCGATCCGGACGACTGCCGAGCTGGCCGAAGTGGTGCGGCGTGAAGTCCCGGCCCGTGAAGCGACCAAAACGCTGGCGCGCGTTTTCCAGGCGCTACGCATTGCCGTCAACGGCGAGCTGCAGGCGCTGGAGCGTGTGCTGGAGGCAGCCACGCGGCGGGTGCGTCCGGGAGGGCGCTTGGCTGTACTCAGCTACCATTCGCTGGAGGATCGGCGCGTAAAGCGCTTTCTGCGCTATGGCAATCTGGAAGGAAAGCCGGTCCGTGACTTCTACGGACGTCTGCTGAGCCCCTGGCGTCCGCTGACCCGCCGTGCGATACGTCCCTCAGCCGTCGAAATAGCCGCCAATCCCCGTGCGCGAAGTGCTCGGCTGCGGATTGCTGAGCGTGTGGCCGAACCAGCTTTTGAAAATCCATGA
- the mraZ gene encoding division/cell wall cluster transcriptional repressor MraZ has product MAGFKGQAEYSVDDKGRVAIPAKMRAVLKPEAKGTFTVTRGFERCIFVYPLDRWEEMEAQMMALNLYNREARNFVRLILRWAEEVTLDKQGRIVLPKPLMEYAGITDRALIIGALDHIEIWNPATFDQYMNEQPTDYETLAEQVMGV; this is encoded by the coding sequence ATGGCGGGCTTCAAGGGACAGGCCGAGTATTCGGTCGATGACAAAGGCCGCGTGGCCATTCCGGCCAAGATGCGGGCTGTCCTGAAGCCTGAAGCCAAAGGGACCTTCACGGTCACGCGCGGCTTTGAGCGGTGCATCTTTGTCTATCCGCTCGATCGCTGGGAAGAGATGGAGGCGCAGATGATGGCGCTCAACCTGTACAACAGGGAAGCGCGCAACTTCGTACGGTTGATCTTGCGCTGGGCCGAGGAGGTCACCCTGGACAAGCAGGGGCGTATCGTGTTGCCCAAGCCACTGATGGAATATGCGGGTATTACAGATCGGGCGCTGATCATTGGCGCGCTCGATCATATTGAGATCTGGAATCCGGCCACGTTTGACCAGTACATGAATGAGCAGCCCACGGACTACGAAACGCTGGCCGAACAGGTGATGGGGGTGTGA
- a CDS encoding S24 family peptidase — MKGRLTARQNEAYEFIRAYQRRYHKPPTLHEIGEALGIRSTNGVFKLLRALEKKGYLRRDPGAARGLHLLDTEDPFAPIEEIPSLPVIRRTASHEPDRLRSRPAGYLFIDPFFLPRGLNPDACLIGQAGDDGMSGDGIFKGDLLLIEETPWRTLNNRELVACLIGELLLARRFVFANNRVHLQPANRTYLEEVFPPEDPGCYIIGRIRAVFRRLP, encoded by the coding sequence ATGAAAGGCCGATTGACAGCCCGACAGAACGAAGCCTATGAATTCATTCGCGCCTACCAGCGCCGCTATCACAAGCCGCCTACTCTCCACGAAATTGGCGAAGCTCTGGGCATCCGCTCTACCAATGGTGTATTTAAGCTGCTTCGGGCTTTGGAAAAGAAGGGCTATCTTCGCCGGGATCCCGGCGCAGCTCGCGGGCTGCATTTACTCGATACCGAAGATCCATTTGCTCCGATCGAGGAAATCCCCAGCCTTCCGGTCATCCGTCGCACAGCCAGCCACGAACCTGACCGTCTCCGCTCCCGTCCGGCTGGCTATCTCTTTATTGATCCTTTCTTTCTACCTCGCGGCCTTAATCCCGACGCCTGCCTGATCGGACAAGCTGGCGATGACGGCATGAGCGGGGACGGCATCTTTAAAGGTGACCTGCTGTTGATCGAGGAAACGCCCTGGCGCACGCTGAACAACCGGGAGCTGGTGGCCTGTCTGATAGGCGAGTTGCTACTGGCCCGCCGTTTCGTCTTTGCCAATAACCGCGTGCACTTGCAACCGGCTAACCGGACCTATCTGGAAGAAGTCTTTCCACCAGAAGATCCGGGCTGTTACATCATCGGGCGCATTCGGGCGGTCTTTCGTCGGCTTCCCTGA
- a CDS encoding NCS2 family permease — translation MLDRYFHLSERGTSRWTEVRAGVTTFLTMAYILLVNPQILADAGMPPDDVVQATALASAVATLLMGVWANYPFALAPGMGLNAYFTYGVVQGMGVSYPVALAAVFVEGLLFLALALSGVRGVVLRAIPDTLKVATSGGIGLFLAIIGFQNAGLVVDSPATLITLGPLTRPTTLLALGTLLFMGFLLVRRVPGALLLGILAGTLVAWLTGLAPLPERWIQLPGLPRETLLAFDFGTLLHAKLLGVVLAFLFVDFFDTAGTLMGVGRLGGFLNARGELEHAREAFSADAVGTTLGALLGTSTVTTYIESATGIEEGGRTGLTAVVVALLFLLSLFLAPFFTAVPAAATAPALILVGLFMMQGLTELNWRKHNEAIPAFLTITIMPFTYSIANGIAFGLIAYVLLQVLSGRARAIHPLLHVLAVLLMLYYTLELSA, via the coding sequence GTGCTTGACCGATATTTCCATCTATCAGAACGGGGCACGTCACGCTGGACCGAAGTGCGGGCCGGTGTGACCACCTTCCTGACCATGGCCTATATCCTGCTGGTCAACCCTCAGATTCTGGCCGACGCCGGTATGCCCCCCGACGATGTGGTCCAGGCAACGGCGCTGGCTTCTGCAGTGGCCACGCTGCTCATGGGAGTCTGGGCCAATTATCCATTTGCCCTGGCACCCGGCATGGGCCTGAATGCCTACTTTACCTATGGCGTCGTGCAGGGCATGGGCGTGAGCTATCCCGTTGCGTTGGCAGCGGTCTTCGTGGAAGGCCTCCTATTTCTGGCCCTGGCTCTCAGCGGCGTACGCGGCGTTGTCCTTCGGGCTATTCCGGACACGCTGAAGGTAGCCACCTCCGGAGGGATTGGTCTGTTTCTGGCAATTATCGGCTTTCAAAACGCCGGCCTGGTTGTCGACAGTCCGGCTACGCTGATCACGCTCGGCCCGTTGACACGTCCGACCACGCTCCTGGCACTCGGCACGCTGTTGTTCATGGGCTTCCTCCTGGTACGTCGTGTGCCAGGTGCACTGCTGCTGGGCATCCTGGCCGGAACCCTTGTCGCATGGCTGACGGGACTGGCACCGCTCCCTGAACGGTGGATACAACTCCCCGGCCTCCCTCGGGAAACATTGCTGGCCTTTGACTTCGGCACGCTCTTGCATGCCAAGCTACTGGGCGTTGTGCTGGCGTTTCTCTTCGTGGACTTTTTCGATACGGCCGGTACGCTGATGGGCGTCGGTCGGTTGGGTGGCTTCCTCAATGCCCGTGGCGAGCTGGAACATGCGCGCGAGGCTTTCTCGGCGGATGCCGTGGGCACTACGCTCGGTGCGTTGCTGGGCACCAGCACGGTCACTACCTATATTGAATCGGCCACTGGTATCGAAGAAGGAGGACGTACCGGATTGACCGCCGTGGTGGTCGCTTTGCTGTTTTTGCTTTCCCTCTTTCTGGCGCCGTTTTTCACGGCCGTACCAGCCGCCGCCACTGCCCCGGCACTGATCTTGGTCGGGCTTTTCATGATGCAGGGGCTGACCGAATTGAACTGGCGTAAACACAACGAGGCTATCCCGGCCTTTCTGACCATCACGATCATGCCCTTCACCTATTCCATCGCCAATGGCATCGCCTTCGGCCTGATCGCCTATGTACTGCTGCAGGTG